In Candidatus Saccharimonadales bacterium, one DNA window encodes the following:
- a CDS encoding aspartate 1-decarboxylase codes for MSILVCTGKLHRVHVTGARLDYEGSVTIDPLLMEASGIVPFQLVHINNMSNAAHWETYVIPGVQGEGEICLNGCPARIFQPGDEVIVLSLEQLERSEASHIEQKVVFVDEKNMVTNVVVKRVDQ; via the coding sequence ATGTCGATCCTAGTTTGCACAGGAAAATTACACCGCGTTCATGTAACAGGAGCCAGACTCGATTACGAAGGAAGTGTCACTATCGATCCTTTACTTATGGAAGCGTCTGGAATAGTTCCATTTCAGCTTGTACACATCAACAATATGTCTAATGCCGCACACTGGGAGACATATGTCATTCCCGGTGTTCAAGGCGAAGGCGAAATATGTCTAAATGGGTGCCCGGCAAGAATTTTCCAACCAGGTGACGAAGTTATCGTGCTTTCACTAGAGCAACTTGAGCGTAGTGAAGCGAGCCACATTGAGCAAAAGGTGGTGTTTGTTGATGAAAAAAATATGGTAACAAACGTTGTCGTTAAACGTGTGGATCAATAG
- a CDS encoding PGDYG domain-containing protein, translated as MEPKPKNEPVVAYEKLDLSTEEYTAKLAEAPVFAKKAEVHAVVAVGGEKIETVLANGIVETVNIANSGDAIITNPGGEQYIIPAETFTKRYEATTEEGVFRAKGMARALKNDTGAPIEITAPWGESQFGDENCLIATVFDPDSPDQIGSDRYIIGADEFADTYGPIEEVLADEV; from the coding sequence ATGGAACCAAAACCAAAAAACGAACCAGTAGTAGCCTACGAAAAACTAGATCTATCAACAGAAGAGTACACGGCTAAACTTGCCGAAGCTCCAGTATTTGCTAAGAAAGCGGAAGTACATGCAGTTGTCGCGGTCGGCGGGGAGAAAATCGAGACGGTACTTGCGAATGGTATTGTAGAGACAGTCAACATAGCTAATTCTGGTGATGCCATTATTACCAACCCTGGTGGTGAACAATATATCATTCCAGCTGAGACATTTACAAAACGCTATGAAGCGACAACTGAAGAAGGTGTTTTCCGTGCAAAAGGCATGGCACGTGCACTTAAGAATGATACAGGTGCACCAATTGAGATTACGGCTCCATGGGGAGAATCACAGTTTGGAGACGAGAACTGTTTGATTGCTACAGTCTTTGATCCAGATAGCCCTGACCAAATTGGTTCTGACCGATACATCATTGGTGCGGACGAGTTTGCAGATACCTACGGTCCAATCGAAGAAGTATTGGCTGATGAAGTTTAA
- a CDS encoding Hsp20/alpha crystallin family protein, whose amino-acid sequence MARKQNDDLLIEDELAAAFLSDDDLTVQQNSPSAAPVADNNTWEESEDDFPGQLAVDVYETDERLVVKARTAGVNKEELDVSISDGILTISGTLSSGDDTDATNWHIQECYWGEFSRTLALPVAVKEDEVEAVLKDGVLTISFSKVKQEQAKKITIQ is encoded by the coding sequence ATGGCCCGGAAACAAAATGATGATCTCTTGATCGAAGATGAACTCGCAGCCGCGTTTTTATCCGATGATGATCTAACAGTACAACAGAATAGCCCGTCAGCCGCACCCGTAGCTGATAACAACACATGGGAAGAATCAGAAGATGATTTCCCAGGTCAACTCGCAGTTGATGTATATGAAACAGATGAACGATTAGTCGTTAAAGCCCGCACCGCAGGTGTGAATAAAGAGGAACTTGATGTTAGTATCAGCGATGGTATTTTGACAATTAGCGGTACTCTTAGTAGTGGTGATGACACTGATGCAACTAATTGGCACATCCAAGAATGTTATTGGGGCGAGTTTAGCCGTACACTAGCACTTCCTGTTGCCGTTAAAGAAGATGAAGTTGAAGCAGTCCTTAAAGACGGCGTCCTCACCATTAGCTTTAGTAAAGTAAAACAAGAACAAGCTAAAAAGATTACAATTCAGTAA